From the endosymbiont of Bathymodiolus septemdierum str. Myojin knoll genome, one window contains:
- a CDS encoding NAD(P)/FAD-dependent oxidoreductase, translated as MKKITIIGAGFAGLTAVRTLRKSDKQAEITLISPKAELVYMPSLIWVPSGAATKKDIIVPLDNFFRRMNVRHVENEVVGLENDGRMVLLKNGARVDDDALIIASGGRFIKKLPGIENAITPCEGLSAAEQIRDKVKAMDGGNIAIGFAGNPKEPSAMRGGPMFEFLFGLDTQLRQQGRRDKFNLTFFTPTKKPGARLGEKAVAGLLSEMKNRNINTHLGHKMKQFTVDKVVTEGGEFAADLILFMPGMTGNKWFDNTELGRSEGGLVKADKFCQTSLKNVFVAGDSGSFPGPEWMPKQAHMADLQAATAAKNVINVLNGEVASHTFAIELMCIVDSNNKGMYISRTEKGGLMLPNCRLMHIAKKLFGWWYLRQYR; from the coding sequence ATGAAAAAAATTACTATTATTGGCGCAGGTTTTGCGGGTTTAACTGCCGTTAGAACACTAAGAAAATCTGACAAACAAGCAGAAATTACCTTAATTTCTCCAAAAGCAGAATTGGTTTATATGCCGAGTTTGATTTGGGTGCCATCGGGCGCGGCGACTAAAAAAGATATTATTGTGCCATTGGATAATTTCTTTAGACGCATGAATGTTCGTCATGTGGAAAATGAGGTTGTCGGCTTAGAAAATGATGGCAGAATGGTCTTACTAAAAAATGGCGCTAGAGTGGATGACGATGCTTTGATTATTGCATCAGGCGGTCGTTTTATTAAAAAATTACCTGGGATTGAAAACGCCATCACCCCTTGTGAAGGTTTGAGTGCTGCGGAGCAAATCCGTGATAAAGTGAAAGCGATGGATGGTGGTAATATTGCCATTGGTTTTGCAGGTAATCCAAAAGAGCCAAGTGCGATGCGTGGCGGGCCGATGTTTGAATTTTTGTTTGGCTTGGACACGCAACTTCGCCAACAAGGCAGGCGTGATAAGTTTAACCTGACTTTTTTCACGCCCACAAAAAAACCAGGTGCAAGATTGGGTGAAAAAGCGGTTGCAGGTTTATTGTCAGAGATGAAAAATCGTAATATTAACACGCATCTTGGTCATAAGATGAAACAATTTACAGTAGATAAAGTCGTGACCGAGGGCGGTGAATTTGCTGCCGATTTAATCTTATTTATGCCAGGAATGACAGGTAATAAATGGTTTGATAATACTGAATTAGGTCGTAGCGAAGGTGGTTTAGTTAAGGCCGATAAATTCTGTCAAACTTCTCTAAAAAATGTCTTCGTCGCAGGTGATTCAGGTTCCTTTCCAGGTCCAGAATGGATGCCAAAACAAGCCCATATGGCAGATTTACAAGCCGCTACCGCTGCTAAAAATGTTATTAATGTTTTAAATGGTGAAGTGGCAAGCCACACTTTTGCAATTGAATTAATGTGTATCGTTGATTCAAACAACAAAGGTATGTATATCTCCCGCACAGAAAAAGGCGGTTTAATGCTACCAAACTGTCGCCTAATGCACATTGCTAAAAAACTATTTGGCTGGTGGTACCTACGCCAATACAGGTAA
- a CDS encoding malonic semialdehyde reductase, with the protein MIDKSTMETLFTKARSHNGWLDKDISEEQIHQIYDLMKFGPTAANTCPARITFVRSDEAKAKLSPHLDEANVEKAMSAPAVAIIGYDTEFYEKLDYLFPHTDAKSWYQGKPEKITEVGLMNATLQGAYFMLAARAVGLDCGPMGGFNARTLDVAFFPDGKTKSIFICGIGYGDSTKIFPRSPRLSFDESCEIL; encoded by the coding sequence ATGATAGACAAGAGTACGATGGAAACTTTATTTACCAAAGCGCGCAGTCATAACGGTTGGCTGGACAAAGATATTTCTGAAGAACAAATCCACCAAATTTACGACTTGATGAAATTTGGACCAACCGCCGCCAACACTTGCCCTGCCCGCATCACTTTCGTGCGTTCAGACGAGGCAAAAGCCAAACTCAGCCCACACCTTGATGAAGCCAATGTAGAAAAAGCAATGAGCGCACCTGCAGTTGCGATTATCGGTTATGACACAGAATTCTACGAAAAATTAGACTACCTATTCCCACATACCGATGCCAAAAGTTGGTACCAAGGCAAACCTGAAAAGATCACTGAAGTTGGCTTAATGAATGCCACTTTGCAAGGTGCCTACTTTATGCTTGCAGCTCGCGCTGTCGGATTGGATTGTGGTCCAATGGGTGGTTTCAACGCTCGCACCTTGGATGTCGCCTTCTTCCCAGATGGTAAAACCAAATCTATTTTCATCTGCGGCATTGGCTACGGCGACAGCACTAAAATCTTCCCGCGTTCCCCGCGTTTAAGTTTTGACGAGAGCTGTGAGATACTTTAG
- a CDS encoding histidine triad nucleotide-binding protein — protein MSDCLFCKIIKGDIPAKKIYEDDDVFAFHDIGAQAPHHFLVIPKKHIATLNDADNATLVGKLTLTASKIAKDLGFAEDGYRVVMNCNEQGGQTVYHIHLHCLGGRQLNWPPG, from the coding sequence ATGTCAGATTGTTTATTTTGTAAAATTATTAAAGGCGATATTCCCGCCAAAAAAATATACGAGGACGACGATGTCTTTGCCTTTCATGACATCGGCGCTCAGGCGCCTCATCATTTTTTAGTCATCCCTAAAAAACACATTGCCACATTAAATGATGCAGATAATGCGACCTTAGTTGGTAAATTAACTTTAACTGCTAGCAAAATTGCCAAAGATTTGGGTTTTGCAGAAGATGGCTATCGTGTGGTGATGAATTGCAACGAACAAGGCGGTCAGACGGTTTACCATATTCACTTGCATTGTTTAGGTGGGCGTCAGTTAAACTGGCCGCCAGGCTAA
- the gcvP gene encoding aminomethyl-transferring glycine dehydrogenase, with protein MSDFLDRHIGPSEADIASMLSAIGQESVDAVISKTVPKSILFGNRMDMDEGMSERDTLALATELAGQNTIATNFIGQGYYGTLMPSVIQRNILENPGWYTAYTPYQAEISQGRLEMLLNFQQMIMDLTGMDISNASLLDEPTAAAEAMMMAKRANRKNKSNNFLVDSNTNPQTITILQTRAKPLGIELLVEDIKGNDFADCFAVLMQSPGTNGEVRDLSDDIAKAKAQGALTIVACDLLALTLIKTPAEMGADIAIGNSQRFGVPMGFGGPHAAFLATRDAFKRMVPGRLIGVSQDVLGNPAMRMSLQTREQHIRRDKATSNICTAQVLLAVLAAAYGIYHGAKGLKNIATKVHLKATTLAKSLTSVGFDLVSDAFFDTITINTDKAQTLFTRAQEKGINLRLLGDNQLTIAVDETTTDEELSALLLVFSITDVAYGSVNLDATMSRDSEYLTHPVFSLYHSETEMMRYLKRLENKDIALNHSMIALGSCTMKLNAATQMYPISLPGFSQLHPYAPVEQTQGYQQLFKDLARALAQVTGYDAVSLQPNAGSQGEFAGLLAIHAYHDSRGDSQRNICLIPSSAHGTNPASAVMAGMKVVIVKCDKSGNIDIDDLQQKAEKHADNLSAIMVTYPSTHGVFEVEIKNICDIIHAKGGQVYLDGANLNAMVGITRMGEFGADVSHINLHKTFAIPHGGGGPGMGPIGVKAHLAEFLPGDPLIKDSNAVSAAMYGSASILPISWSYIKLLGKQGMQRSTEIAIVSANYIADELKDYFPILYRGNQGMVAHECIIDIRPLKEQSGISEEDIAKRLMDYGFHSPTMSFPVAGTLMIEPTESESKREIDRFITAMVSIHSEIQKVISGEWDKDNNPLKNAPHTAVEMAGEWHYPYTRTDALYPVESLLANKYFPPVKRIDNVYGDRNLFCSCITTEAFENLS; from the coding sequence ATGAGTGATTTTTTAGACAGGCACATTGGGCCAAGTGAGGCAGATATTGCTTCAATGTTATCTGCTATTGGGCAGGAATCAGTTGATGCTGTGATATCTAAAACGGTACCTAAGTCGATTTTGTTTGGCAATCGGATGGACATGGATGAGGGTATGAGTGAACGAGATACGCTGGCATTAGCAACTGAATTGGCGGGGCAGAATACCATTGCAACGAACTTTATCGGGCAGGGATATTATGGGACTTTGATGCCGAGCGTTATTCAACGGAATATTTTGGAAAATCCAGGTTGGTATACGGCTTATACGCCATATCAGGCGGAGATTTCTCAGGGGCGTTTGGAAATGTTGCTCAATTTCCAGCAAATGATTATGGATTTAACGGGGATGGATATTTCCAATGCCTCGTTGTTGGATGAGCCAACAGCTGCTGCGGAAGCGATGATGATGGCGAAACGCGCCAATCGTAAGAATAAATCGAATAATTTTTTAGTTGACAGTAATACCAATCCGCAGACGATTACAATTTTGCAAACGCGTGCGAAGCCGTTGGGAATTGAGTTGCTGGTAGAAGATATTAAGGGTAATGATTTTGCCGATTGTTTTGCGGTATTGATGCAATCACCAGGGACGAATGGCGAAGTGCGTGATTTAAGCGATGATATTGCCAAGGCAAAAGCGCAAGGGGCTTTGACAATTGTAGCCTGCGATCTTTTGGCACTAACTTTGATTAAAACGCCAGCGGAAATGGGCGCGGATATTGCCATTGGCAATTCACAACGATTTGGTGTGCCGATGGGTTTTGGTGGTCCACACGCTGCATTTTTGGCGACCCGTGATGCATTTAAACGAATGGTGCCAGGGCGACTTATTGGCGTATCGCAAGATGTACTGGGTAATCCTGCAATGCGTATGTCGTTGCAAACGCGAGAGCAACACATTCGTCGTGACAAGGCGACCAGTAATATCTGTACAGCACAAGTTTTGTTGGCAGTGTTGGCGGCGGCGTATGGCATTTATCATGGTGCAAAAGGGCTGAAAAACATTGCGACCAAGGTGCATTTGAAAGCCACAACGCTGGCAAAAAGTTTGACAAGTGTAGGTTTTGATTTGGTAAGCGATGCGTTTTTTGATACGATTACGATTAATACAGATAAAGCACAAACGCTGTTTACACGAGCACAAGAAAAAGGCATTAATTTACGCTTGTTGGGTGATAATCAATTGACAATTGCAGTGGATGAAACTACGACAGATGAGGAGTTATCGGCGTTGTTATTGGTATTTTCAATTACTGATGTGGCTTATGGTTCAGTAAATCTTGATGCGACTATGTCCAGAGATTCTGAGTATTTAACACATCCTGTATTCAGCTTGTATCACTCGGAAACGGAAATGATGCGTTATTTGAAGCGCTTGGAAAATAAAGATATTGCCCTTAATCATTCAATGATTGCACTCGGCTCTTGCACGATGAAGCTCAATGCAGCGACACAAATGTATCCAATTTCACTACCAGGATTTTCGCAATTACACCCGTATGCACCTGTAGAACAGACGCAGGGCTATCAACAATTATTTAAAGATTTGGCACGCGCATTAGCACAAGTGACGGGTTACGATGCTGTGTCATTACAGCCAAATGCAGGCTCGCAGGGCGAATTCGCAGGGCTACTTGCTATTCACGCCTATCATGATTCTCGTGGCGATTCACAGCGTAATATTTGCCTAATTCCTTCCTCGGCACACGGTACAAACCCTGCTAGTGCGGTAATGGCAGGAATGAAGGTGGTGATTGTGAAATGTGATAAGTCTGGCAATATTGACATTGACGATTTACAGCAAAAAGCAGAAAAGCATGCGGATAATTTGTCAGCGATTATGGTAACTTATCCATCAACTCACGGCGTTTTCGAAGTAGAGATTAAAAATATTTGCGATATTATTCACGCTAAAGGCGGACAAGTGTATTTGGATGGTGCGAATTTGAACGCGATGGTCGGCATTACCCGTATGGGCGAGTTTGGTGCGGATGTGTCGCATATCAATCTACACAAAACTTTTGCCATTCCACATGGTGGTGGCGGTCCTGGTATGGGTCCTATCGGTGTTAAAGCACATTTGGCGGAGTTTTTGCCAGGTGACCCATTGATTAAAGATTCAAATGCTGTGTCAGCAGCGATGTATGGTTCAGCGTCAATTTTGCCAATTTCTTGGTCGTATATTAAGTTGCTGGGTAAGCAAGGTATGCAACGCTCGACTGAGATTGCGATTGTTAGCGCTAACTATATTGCCGATGAATTAAAAGACTATTTTCCAATCCTCTATCGTGGCAATCAAGGTATGGTAGCACACGAGTGCATTATTGATATTCGCCCGTTAAAAGAACAAAGTGGTATCAGCGAAGAAGACATTGCCAAACGCTTAATGGACTATGGTTTTCATTCGCCGACCATGTCATTTCCCGTCGCAGGCACGCTGATGATTGAGCCAACAGAGAGCGAATCAAAACGCGAAATAGATAGGTTTATTACCGCAATGGTCAGTATTCATAGTGAAATTCAAAAGGTGATTTCTGGCGAGTGGGATAAGGACAATAATCCACTGAAAAATGCACCGCACACCGCCGTAGAAATGGCAGGAGAGTGGCATTACCCATATACAAGAACAGATGCTTTATACCCAGTTGAGTCGCTATTGGCCAATAAGTATTTCCCACCAGTGAAGCGAATTGACAATGTGTACGGCGACAGAAATTTATTTTGTTCGTGTATTACTACCGAAGCGTTTGAAAATTTAAGTTAA
- the parC gene encoding DNA topoisomerase IV subunit A yields MSQIGLEQQSVAEFSERAYLDYSMYVILDRALPFVGDGLKPVQRRIVYAMSELGLKSTAKFKKSARTVGDVLGKFHPHGDSACYEAMVLMAQPFSYRYPFIDGQGNWGAPDDPKSFAAMRYTESKLSRYADLLLSEINQGTVEWADNFDGSLQEPKQLPAQVPNLLLNGTSGIAVGMATDVPPHNLTEVVNACIQLLDKPSSDLDEIMRIIPAPDYPTSADIVSSVADIRQVYETGHGSIKMRATYQKEKGEIVVENLPYQTSGSKVITQIADQMRKKKLPLVEDIRDESDHENPTRIVIVPRSNRVDADALMSHLFATTDLEKNYRVNMNVIGLDGRPQVKPLLPMLREWLTYRTQVVTNRLTHRLDKILARLHILEGLLIAFLNIDEVIAIIRSEDKPKPVLIAHFKLSEIQAEAILELKLRHLAKLEEIKIQGEQKELADEKEKLELLLSSETRLKTYIKNELKAIVKEFGDDRRSSIKPSTTQSQAFSEDDMLPAENVTVVLSDKGWVRSAKGHDIDSGALNYKSGDSYLTSAKGRSNKNAIFLDSTGRSYSLSANSLPSARGQGEPLTGRLTPPTDAEFVDVIMGNDEQHILLASNAGYGFIATIGDLLSKKKAGKASLSLPGVSKVMPIIKIDDLENQFVAVTTNRGRLLVFPISELPILSKGKGNKLIQIPSKEMKDGTEFVISICVLLETQNLKVTAGKRHLTIKFQDLTNYIGTRARRGNLLPKGYQNLSKIEAVD; encoded by the coding sequence ATGAGCCAAATCGGTCTTGAACAACAAAGCGTCGCAGAATTTAGTGAGCGCGCTTATCTTGATTATTCAATGTATGTCATTCTTGATCGTGCGTTGCCGTTTGTGGGCGATGGGTTAAAACCTGTGCAACGACGCATTGTGTATGCGATGAGCGAATTAGGACTTAAATCAACAGCAAAATTCAAAAAATCTGCCAGAACCGTCGGTGATGTTTTAGGTAAATTCCACCCGCATGGCGACAGTGCGTGCTACGAGGCGATGGTGCTAATGGCACAGCCATTTTCTTATCGTTATCCATTCATTGATGGACAGGGGAATTGGGGTGCACCAGATGACCCGAAGTCCTTTGCAGCAATGCGTTACACCGAAAGTAAACTTTCTCGTTATGCGGATTTATTATTGTCTGAAATCAATCAAGGCACCGTTGAGTGGGCAGATAATTTTGATGGTTCACTGCAAGAACCCAAGCAACTTCCTGCGCAAGTGCCTAACTTATTGCTTAATGGCACATCGGGTATTGCCGTAGGTATGGCAACCGATGTGCCACCACATAATTTGACCGAAGTGGTCAATGCTTGTATTCAATTACTGGACAAACCATCATCCGATTTAGATGAAATTATGCGCATCATACCAGCGCCAGATTATCCGACCAGTGCAGATATTGTCTCTTCTGTAGCTGACATTAGGCAGGTTTATGAAACCGGTCACGGCAGTATTAAAATGCGTGCGACTTATCAGAAGGAAAAAGGTGAGATTGTGGTTGAAAATTTGCCGTATCAAACTTCTGGCTCTAAGGTTATCACTCAAATCGCCGATCAAATGCGTAAGAAAAAATTACCATTAGTGGAGGATATCCGTGACGAATCAGACCACGAAAATCCAACCCGTATTGTTATTGTTCCGCGTTCAAATCGTGTTGATGCTGATGCATTGATGTCGCATTTATTTGCCACCACGGATTTGGAAAAGAACTACCGTGTGAATATGAATGTCATTGGTTTGGATGGCAGGCCACAGGTTAAGCCATTATTGCCAATGTTGAGAGAGTGGCTTACTTATCGCACGCAAGTCGTTACCAATCGTTTAACCCATCGTTTGGATAAAATTCTTGCCAGATTACACATTTTAGAAGGGTTATTGATTGCGTTCTTAAATATTGATGAAGTCATTGCCATTATTCGCTCTGAAGACAAACCAAAGCCAGTATTAATAGCGCACTTTAAGCTCAGCGAGATACAAGCGGAGGCAATTTTAGAATTAAAACTCCGTCATCTTGCCAAGTTGGAAGAAATAAAAATCCAAGGCGAGCAAAAAGAATTAGCCGATGAAAAAGAAAAATTAGAACTTCTGTTATCAAGTGAAACCCGCTTAAAAACCTACATTAAAAACGAACTCAAAGCCATCGTTAAAGAATTTGGCGATGACAGGCGCTCAAGCATAAAACCAAGCACCACGCAATCACAAGCTTTTAGCGAAGATGATATGCTACCTGCTGAAAATGTTACCGTGGTACTCAGTGATAAAGGTTGGGTGCGTAGTGCCAAAGGACACGATATTGATTCTGGTGCTTTAAATTACAAATCGGGCGACAGTTACTTGACCAGTGCCAAAGGGCGCAGCAATAAAAATGCAATTTTTTTGGATTCAACAGGGCGTTCTTATTCACTCAGCGCCAATTCCTTGCCAAGTGCCAGAGGACAAGGCGAGCCACTGACAGGGCGACTTACACCACCAACAGATGCCGAGTTTGTTGATGTTATTATGGGCAATGACGAGCAACACATCTTGTTAGCCTCAAACGCTGGATATGGTTTTATTGCCACTATTGGTGATTTATTGTCAAAGAAAAAAGCAGGAAAAGCCTCTTTGTCATTGCCGGGTGTTTCTAAAGTAATGCCCATCATTAAGATTGATGATTTAGAAAACCAATTCGTTGCCGTTACCACTAATCGTGGGCGCTTGTTGGTATTCCCAATCTCAGAATTGCCAATCCTATCAAAAGGCAAAGGCAATAAACTCATTCAAATCCCATCAAAAGAAATGAAAGATGGTACAGAATTTGTCATCAGCATCTGTGTTTTATTAGAAACTCAAAACTTAAAAGTAACCGCCGGTAAGCGCCATTTAACCATTAAGTTTCAAGATTTGACCAATTACATTGGTACTCGTGCAAGGCGTGGCAACTTATTACCAAAAGGCTATCAAAACTTATCTAAAATTGAAGCGGTTGATTAA
- the queD gene encoding 6-carboxytetrahydropterin synthase QueD, translating to MFVLKIVTDFGAAHSLRDYPGDCARLHGHNWGVEMSVEAQELDANGIAIDFRVIKKQTKEVVKRLDHQYLNEISPFDKLNPTAENIAKYMYHEVGKLINNQAVRVSEVIIWETPRASVAYSEQ from the coding sequence ATGTTCGTCTTAAAAATTGTTACCGATTTTGGTGCAGCCCATTCCTTACGAGACTATCCTGGTGATTGTGCGCGCTTGCACGGGCATAATTGGGGGGTTGAGATGTCTGTTGAAGCACAAGAACTTGATGCGAATGGCATTGCGATTGACTTTCGCGTGATTAAAAAACAAACCAAAGAGGTGGTTAAAAGGCTGGATCATCAATATTTGAATGAGATTTCACCTTTTGATAAACTCAATCCAACCGCTGAAAATATTGCAAAATATATGTATCATGAAGTGGGAAAATTAATTAACAATCAAGCCGTGCGTGTTTCTGAAGTGATTATCTGGGAAACACCGAGAGCATCTGTTGCTTATTCAGAACAATAA